The Arvicanthis niloticus isolate mArvNil1 chromosome 2, mArvNil1.pat.X, whole genome shotgun sequence genome includes a window with the following:
- the Ncoa6 gene encoding nuclear receptor coactivator 6 isoform X4, translating to MVLDDLPNFEDIYTSLCSSTMGDSEVEFDSGLEDDDTKSDSILEDSTIFVAFKGNIDDKDFKWKLDAILKNVPNLLHMESSKLKVQKVEPWNSVRVTFNIPREAAERLRILAQSNNQQLRDLGILSVQIEGEGAINLALGQNRSQDVRMNGPVASGNSVRMEAGFPMASGPGLIRMTSPATVMMPQGGNMSSSMMAPGPNPELQPRTPRPASQSDAMDPLLSGLHIQQQSHPSGSLPPAHHPMQPVPVNRQMNPANFPQLQQQQQQQQQQQQQQQQQQQQQQQQQQQQQQQQQQQQLQTRPLQQHQQQQPQGIRPQFTAPTQVPVPPGWNQLPSGALQPPPAQGSLGTMTTNQGWKKAPLPSPMQAQLQARPSLATVQTPSHPPPPYPFGSQQASQAHTNFPQMSNPGQFTAPQMKSLQGGPSRVPTPLQQPHLTNKSPASSPSSFQQGSPASSPTVNQTQQQMGPRPPQNNPLSQGFQQPVSSPGRNPMVQQGNVPPNFMVMQQQPPNQGPQSLHPGLGGMPKRLPPGFSAGQANPNFMQGQVPSTTAATPGNSGALQLQANQNVQHAGGQGAGPPQNPMQVSHGPPNMMQPSLMGIHGNINNQQAGSSGVPQVTLGNMQGQPQQGPPSQLMGMHQQIVPSQGQMAQQQGTLNPQNPMILSRAQLMPQGQMMVNTQNQNLGPSPQRMTPPKQMIPQQGPQMMAPHNQMMGPQGQVLLQQNPMIEQIMTNQMQGNKAQFNSQNQSNVMPGPAQIMRGPTPNMQGNMVQFTGQMSGQMLPQQGPVNNSPSQVMGIQGQVLRPPGPSPHMAQQHTDPATTANNDVNLSQMMPDVNIQQTSMVPPHVQSMQGNSASGSHFSGHGVSFNAPFGGAPNGSQMSCGQNPGFPVNKDVTLTSPLLVNLLQSDISAGHFGVNNKQNNTNANKPKKKKPPRKKKNCHQDLNTPDNRPTGLEEVDQQSLPGEQGISLDNTGPKLPDFSNRPPAPSQTLVPKESPATALQGSVARPELEANAAIASGQSNEPKEIVEKSKTPSRRNSRTEEPTMASESVENGHRKRCSRPASASSSTKDIIGAVQSKRRKSK from the exons ATGGTTTTGGATGACCTTCCAAACTTTGAAGACATCTATACTTCCTTGTGTTCATCAACAATGGGAGACTCAGAGGTGGAGTTTGACTCTGGACTAGAAGATGATGACACAAAAAGTGATAGTATTTTGGAGGATTCCACAATTTTTGTAGCCTTCAAAGGAAATATAGATGATAAAGACTTCAAATGGAAACTGGATGCAATATTAAAGAACGTGCCCAACTTGTTACACATGG AATCCAGCAAGCTAAAGGTACAGAAAGTGGAGCCGTGGAACAGTGTGCGAGTCACATTCAACATCCCCCGGGAAGCAGCAGAGCGGCTACGGATCCTGGCTCAGAGCAACAACCAGCAGCTTCGGGATCTGGGGATTCTCTCCGTTCAGATTGAAG GGGAAGGTGCTATCAACCTGGCGTTGGGTCAGAACCGAAGCCAAGATGTGAGAATGAATGGACCTGTGGCATCTGGAAATTCTGTTAGGATGGAGGCCGGATTTCCCATGGCAAGTGGTCCAG gacTAATAAGGATGACAAGTCCTGCCACTGTTATGATGCCCCAGGGCGGGAACATGTCATCTTCCATGATGGCACCAGGCCCCAATCCAGAACTGCAACCCAGGACTCCTCGCCCGGCTTCTCAGTCAG ATGCAATGGATCCACTTCTCTCTGGACTCCATATACAGCAACAGAGTCATCCCTCAGGATCTTTACCTCCAGCGCATCACCCAATGCAGCCTGTTCCTGTGAACAGACAAATGAACCCAGCTAATTTTccccagctgcagcagcagcagcagcagcagcagcagcagcagcagcagcagcaacagcagcagcagcagcagcagcaacagcagcaacagcaacaacaacagcagcagcagcaacagttgcAGACAAGACCTCTACAACAGCATCAGCAGCAACAGCCACAGGGGATTCGACCACAGTTTACTGCTCCAACTCAGGTGCctgttcctccaggctggaaccAGCTGCCTTCTGGAGCCTTACAGcctccaccagcccagggatcTCTGGGCACAATGACTACAAATCAAGGGTGGAAGAAGGCTCCCTTGCCTAGCCCAATGCAGGCGCAACTTCAGGCAAGACCTTCCTTAGCCACGGTACAGACACCTTCTCACCCTCCCCCTCCTTATCCTTTTGGCAGCCAACAAGCCTCACAAGCCCATACAAACTTTCCTCAAATGAGCAACCCAGGCCAGTTCACAGCTCCTCAGATGAAAAGCTTGCAGGGAGGGCCCTCCAGGGTCCCAACCCCCCTGCAACAGCCCCACCTCACCAACAAGTCTCctgcctcctcaccctcctccttccAGCAGGGATCCCCTGCATCTTCCCCAACGGTTAACCAAACTCAGCAGCAGATGGGACCAAGGCCACCTCAAAATAACCCACTTTCCCAGGGATTTCAGCAGCCTGTCAGCTCTCCAGGTCGAAATCCTATGGTTCAACAGGGAAATGTGCCACCTAACTTCATGGTGATGCAGCAGCAACCACCAAACCAGGGGCCACAGAGTTTACATCCAGGCCTAGGAG GAATGCCTAAACGCCTCCCACCTGGCTTCTCAGCAGGACAGGCCAATCCCAACTTTATGCAAGGTCAGGTGCCTTCCACCACAGCAGCCACCCCTGGGAATTCAGGAGCCCTTCAGCTGCAAGCAAATCAAAATGTCCAGCATGCag gTGGTCAAGGAGCTGGTCCTCCTCAAAACCCAATGCAGGTGTCTCACGGGCCACCAAATATGATGCAACCCAGCCTCATGGGAATTCATGGCAACATAAACAACCAGCAGGCTGGTAGCTCTGGGGTGCCTCAGGTGACCCTGGGCAACATGCAAGGCCAGCCCCAGCAGGGCCCACCATCTCAGCTAATGGGCATGCACCAACAGATTGTGCCCTCACAGGGCCAGATGGCCCAGCAACAAGGAACTTTGAACCCTCAAAATCCTATGATCCTTTCAAGGGCCCAGCTTATGCCACAGGGCCAGATGATGGTGAACACTCAAAACCAAAATCTTGGACCTTCACCCCAAAGGATGACCCCACCCAAGCAGATGATTCCCCAGCAGGGCCCACAAATGATGGCACCACATAACCAGATGATGGGGCCTCAGGGGCAAGTTTTGCTTCAGCAGAACCCAATGATAGAGCAAATAATGACCAATCAGATGCAGGGGAATAAGGCGCAATTTAACTCTCAGAACCAATCCAATGTCATGCCGGGACCAGCACAAATAATGAGGGGACCAACTCCGAATATGCAAGGAAACATGGTGCAATTCACAGGACAGATGTCAGGACAGATGCTGCCTCAGCAAGGGCCTGTGAACAACAGTCCATCTCAGGTTATGGGGATTCAGGGGCAGGTTCTGCGGCCACCAGGACCCAGCCCACACATGGCCCAGCAACATACTGATCCTGCTACTACAGCAAATAATGATGTCAACTTGTCTCAGATGATGCCTGATGTTAACATACAACAAACCAGCATGGTCCCTCCACATGTGCAGAGCATGCAGGGAAATAGTGCTTCGGGAAGCCACTTCTCAGGCCATGGAGTGTCTTTCAATGCACCATTTGGTGGTGCACCCAATGGAAGTCAAATGTCTTGTGGTCAAAATCCAGGCTTTCCAGTCAATAAGGATGTAACATTAACAAGCCCATTGTTGGTCAACTTACTGCAAAGTGACATTTCTGCAGGCCATTTTGgtgtaaacaataaacaaaataataccaATGCAAATAAACCGAAGAAGAAGAAACCGCCTCGGAAGAAGAAGAATTGTCACCAAGATCTAAA CACCCCAGATAATCGTCCAACTGGTCTAGAGGAAGTTGATCAACAGTCATTACCTGGAGAACAAGGAATCAGCTTGGACAACACAGGTCCTAAACTACCAGACTTTTCAAACCGGCCACCAG